In Montipora capricornis isolate CH-2021 chromosome 4, ASM3666992v2, whole genome shotgun sequence, a single genomic region encodes these proteins:
- the LOC138045457 gene encoding uncharacterized protein, producing the protein MLKIRSELVFIADFNIDMMNYVDGNLHDSNNRLSGFCGRFCLTNTITDATRVTTTSKTLIDVILVNRPERWSKSGTLKLGISDHDLVYIIRKQSLPRPKARLIESRSMQRFNDDDFQADLTAVPWDSAFVYDDIDDVWNHWSKLYKDTIGKHAPILKKRVRVKQLPWVNAHIKKEIRRRNKLYKTYRRNRSDETWSDYRVQRNLVTSLKRISIKRFCMDSAANATAPGGFWKRLKPLLPSSGLDNSDETCIINDGVVVNEPSNLFNEYFSTPVLSQDALDLPLEEFSNHQSITSISLQNFNLAFSFQPVSAEYIGKLLSELKINKSCGPDNIPPKILKLSVPTIKEPLTKLINYCITESS; encoded by the coding sequence ATGCTAAAAATAAGAAGTGAACTTGTATTCATTGCCGACTTCAACATTGATATGATGAACTATGTTGATGGAAACTTGCATGATTCTAACAATCGTCTTTCTGGCTTTTGTGGTCGCTTTTGTCTTACAAATACAATTACGGATGCTACAAGAGTCACCACAACAAGTAAAACCTTAATTGACGTTATCTTAGTCAACCGACCTGAACGTTGGAGTAAAAGCGGCACGCTAAAACTAGGCATCAGTGATCACGACCTTGTTTATATTATAAGAAAACAAAGTTTGCCAAGACCTAAAGCTAGACTTATTGAATCGCGCAGTATGCAACGGTTCAACGACGACGATTTCCAAGCTGATCTGACCGCTGTCCCTTGGGACAGCGCCTTTGTGTATGATGATATCGATGACGTCTGGAATCACTGGTCTAAACTCTACAAAGACACAATAGGTAAACACGCGCCTATCTTAAAAAAACGTGTTAGGGTGAAACAGCTTCCTTGGGTCAATGCAcatattaaaaaagaaattcgtCGTAGAAACAAACTGTACAAAACATATCGTCGTAACAGAAGCGATGAAACATGGAGTGATTACAGAGTCCAAAGAAATCTGGTGACTAGTCTCAAGCGAATTTCAATCAAACGTTTCTGCATGGACTCTGCAGCTAATGCTACTGCGCCTGGGGGATTCTGGAAGCGTCTAAAACCACTATTGCCGTCCTCCGGACTAGACAATTCTGACGAGACATGCATAATTAATGATGGTGTAGTTGTTAATGAACCTTCAAATCTGTTCAACGAATATTTCTCTACGCCCGTACTTTCTCAAGATGCCTTGGATCTACCATTGGAAGAATTTAGCAACCATCAAAGTATTACATCAATTTCTTTACAAAACTTTAACTTGGCCTTTTCTTTTCAGCCCGTTAGTGCTGAATACATAGGGAAACTACTCAGTGAACTCAAGATAAATAAATCATGTGGCCCTGATAACATCCCGCCTAAAATACTCAAATTATCCGTGCCAACAATTAAAGAACCTCTAACTAAACTGATAAACTACTGTATAACGGAGTCTTCTTGA